The proteins below are encoded in one region of Pseudonocardia sp. DSM 110487:
- a CDS encoding dihydrodipicolinate synthase family protein: protein MSETPRGVLPVLVTPFTRDGEIDLAALAREVEWVLSQGVHGVVLGMVSEVLRLSSEERDRLTAETCRAVDGRGTVTASVGAESVHTAIRYAKHAESSGADAVMAIPPVATPCDDAELSRYYHGIFDAVSIPVVVQDASGYLGRPLSIDLQANLSHEYGARALFKPEALPIGPRLTALRDATGGAAAIYEGTGGLALVDSFRRGIAGTMPGPDICWALVALWGALESGDDAAADVINGPLSAIVSMLGSLDSFVAVHKHLLQRQRVLVETYARGPVGFDLDPETRREVDRRFDLLVDAVNVGVSA, encoded by the coding sequence ATGTCCGAGACACCCCGGGGTGTCCTGCCCGTACTGGTCACCCCGTTCACCCGGGACGGCGAGATCGATCTCGCTGCACTGGCTCGCGAAGTCGAGTGGGTGCTGTCGCAGGGCGTGCACGGCGTCGTCCTCGGCATGGTCTCCGAGGTGCTGCGCTTGTCCAGCGAGGAGCGGGACCGGCTCACCGCGGAGACCTGTCGCGCGGTCGATGGACGGGGCACGGTGACGGCCAGCGTCGGCGCCGAGAGCGTCCACACCGCGATCCGGTACGCCAAGCACGCGGAGTCCAGCGGCGCCGACGCGGTGATGGCGATCCCGCCCGTCGCGACCCCGTGTGACGACGCGGAGCTCTCGCGGTACTACCACGGGATCTTCGACGCCGTGTCGATCCCGGTAGTCGTCCAGGACGCCAGCGGCTACCTGGGACGCCCCCTCTCGATCGACCTGCAGGCGAACCTGTCGCACGAGTACGGGGCCCGCGCGCTGTTCAAGCCGGAGGCACTCCCGATCGGTCCGCGGCTGACGGCGCTGCGGGACGCCACCGGCGGAGCGGCGGCCATCTACGAAGGCACGGGTGGATTGGCCCTGGTCGACAGCTTCCGCCGGGGGATCGCCGGCACGATGCCCGGTCCGGACATCTGCTGGGCGCTGGTCGCGCTGTGGGGCGCGCTGGAGTCCGGCGATGACGCTGCCGCTGACGTGATCAACGGCCCGCTCTCGGCGATCGTGTCGATGTTGGGGAGCCTTGACTCCTTCGTCGCCGTCCACAAGCACCTGCTGCAACGCCAACGTGTGCTGGTGGAGACGTACGCGCGCGGCCCGGTCGGGTTCGACCTGGATCCCGAGACCCGCCGCGAGGTCGATCGCCGGTTCGACCTGCTGGTCGATGCGGTGAACGTGGGGGTGTCGGCGTGA